Proteins encoded within one genomic window of Bacillus thuringiensis:
- the namA gene encoding NADPH dehydrogenase NamA: MNSKLFSPYTIKDVTLKNRIVMSPMCMYSSENEDGQVTNFHLVHYGTRAAGQVGLVMIEATAVLPEGRISNKDLGIWNDSLIEGLHKTTTFIHDNGAKAAIQLAHAGRKAELETDAFAPSAIPFNESMKIPVEMSIQQIKNTILAFQKAAIRSKQAGFDVIEIHGAHGYLINEFLSPLSNKRTDEYGGSSENRYRFLREIIDSINTVWNGPLFVRISANDYHPDGLTVQDYVQYTKWMKEQGVDLIDCSSGAVVPAHINVYPGYQVQYAKHVKEHANIATGAVGLITTGSQAEQILNNNEADLIFIGRELLRNPYFPRIAANELGFELQEPYQYKRAPGKISTNK; encoded by the coding sequence TGCATGTATTCATCAGAAAACGAGGATGGCCAAGTAACGAATTTCCATCTCGTTCATTATGGAACAAGAGCTGCCGGTCAAGTTGGTTTAGTAATGATTGAAGCAACAGCCGTGTTACCTGAAGGTCGAATTTCTAATAAAGACTTAGGCATTTGGAATGACAGTTTAATTGAAGGCTTACATAAAACGACTACTTTTATACATGATAACGGTGCAAAAGCAGCTATTCAACTTGCTCACGCCGGAAGAAAAGCTGAATTAGAAACGGATGCTTTTGCTCCATCAGCAATTCCGTTTAATGAAAGTATGAAAATACCAGTAGAAATGAGTATACAGCAAATAAAAAATACCATATTAGCTTTTCAGAAGGCTGCTATACGATCTAAACAAGCTGGATTTGACGTTATTGAAATACATGGTGCCCACGGTTATCTTATAAATGAATTTCTTTCTCCACTTTCTAATAAACGAACGGATGAATATGGGGGCTCATCTGAAAATCGCTATCGTTTCTTACGTGAAATCATTGACTCGATAAATACAGTTTGGAACGGACCGTTATTTGTTCGGATTTCAGCAAATGATTATCATCCTGATGGGTTAACGGTTCAAGATTACGTTCAGTATACAAAATGGATGAAAGAACAAGGGGTAGATTTAATCGATTGTAGTTCTGGAGCTGTTGTACCGGCACACATCAATGTATATCCCGGGTATCAAGTACAATACGCTAAACATGTTAAAGAGCATGCTAACATTGCAACTGGTGCAGTTGGATTGATTACGACTGGGTCTCAAGCGGAACAAATTTTAAATAATAATGAAGCAGATTTAATTTTTATCGGACGAGAGTTACTCCGCAATCCGTACTTCCCAAGAATAGCTGCCAATGAACTTGGCTTCGAGTTACAAGAGCCGTATCAATACAAGCGAGCACCGGGGAAAATCAGTACAAATAAATAA
- a CDS encoding oxidoreductase: MNKRTALVLGASGLVGQEITRLLLESDYYDSVTIFVREPMEWKHEKLQQKQVDYSVLEEYKEFFAVDDVFSCLGTTIKKAKTKANFKKVDYEYTLRAACLAEKQGVQNFLVVSSMGANPKSFFFYSQVKGKMEEELQKLVIGGIHIFRPSLLVGNRQEFRFGERIAEKLSRMIPFIFKGAFKKYKPISAKDVAKGMYITALREESGIHIYNSNEITTIE; encoded by the coding sequence ATGAATAAGCGAACAGCGTTAGTACTTGGTGCAAGTGGTTTAGTTGGACAAGAGATAACGCGTCTATTACTTGAATCAGATTACTACGATTCGGTTACTATTTTTGTAAGAGAACCAATGGAATGGAAACATGAGAAGTTACAGCAAAAGCAAGTAGATTATTCGGTATTAGAGGAATATAAAGAATTTTTTGCAGTAGATGATGTATTTAGTTGTCTAGGAACAACAATCAAAAAAGCAAAAACAAAGGCAAATTTCAAAAAGGTAGATTATGAATATACGTTACGAGCTGCTTGTTTAGCTGAGAAACAAGGGGTGCAAAATTTCCTTGTTGTGTCCTCAATGGGAGCAAATCCAAAATCGTTTTTCTTTTATTCACAAGTGAAAGGGAAAATGGAAGAGGAATTACAAAAGCTAGTGATTGGTGGTATTCACATTTTTAGACCATCTTTATTAGTAGGAAATCGACAAGAATTCCGTTTCGGTGAACGAATAGCTGAAAAGTTATCTCGTATGATTCCTTTTATATTTAAAGGGGCTTTCAAAAAGTATAAACCAATTTCTGCTAAAGATGTGGCAAAAGGGATGTATATAACTGCATTGCGAGAAGAATCAGGTATCCACATTTATAATTCGAATGAAATTACAACGATAGAATAA